The Phacochoerus africanus isolate WHEZ1 chromosome 3, ROS_Pafr_v1, whole genome shotgun sequence genome window below encodes:
- the LOC125122009 gene encoding olfactory receptor 6B3-like has protein sequence MRGENGTQVGAFVLLGFPTAPGLQRLLFLLFLLIYLLVLLENLAIILTVWRSPSLHRPMYCFLGCMSALELWYVSDIVPKMLGGFLLQRWRISFAGCMTQLYFFSALMCTECVLLASMAYDRYVAICHPLRYPAIMTAGLCARLVAFSFASGFSISVVKVYFISSATFCGSNVLNHFFCDISPILRLACTDFSTAELVDFVLAFVILVFPLAATALSYAHIVLAVLHTPSATGRRRAFSTCASHLTVVTVFYMALLFMYVRPQAIDSRSSNKLISVFYTVLTPILNPLIYCLRNREFKDALRKALGFGQARP, from the coding sequence ATGAGGGGCGAGAACGGGACCCAGGTGGGCGCCTTCGTGCTGCTGGGCTTCCCCACGGCCCCTGGGCTGCAGCGCCTGCTCTTCCTGCTCTTCCTGCTCATCTACCTCCTGGTGCTGCTGGAGAACCTGGCCATCATCCTCACGGTCTGGAGGAGCCCCTCCCTGCACAGGCCCATGTACTGCTTTCTGGGCTGCATGTCAGCCCTGGAGCTCTGGTACGTGTCTGACATCGTCCCCAAGATGCTGGGCGGCTTCCTGCTGCAGCGCTGGCGCATCTCCTTCGCGGGCTGCATGACGCAGCTCTACTTCTTCAGCGCCCTCATGTGCACCGAGTGCGTGCTGCTGGCCTCCATGGCCTacgaccgctatgtggccatctgccaccccctGCGCTACCCGGCCATCATGACCGCGGGGCTGTGCGCCCGCCTGGTGGCCTTCTCCTTCGCCAGCGGCTTCTCCATCTCCGTGGTCAAGGTCTACTTCATCTCCAGCGCCACCTTCTGTGGCTCCAACGTCCTGAACCACTTCTTCTGCGACATCTCCCCCATCCTCAGACTGGCCTGCACGGACTTCTCGACGGCCGAGCTGGTGGACTTCGTCCTGGCCTTCGTCATCCTGGTGTTCCCGCTCGCGGCCACCGCGCTCTCCTACGCGCACATCGTCCTGGCCGTCCTGCACACGCCCTCGGCCACGGGCCGCCGGCGCGCCTTCTCCACCTGCGCCTCCCACCTCACCGTGGTCACCGTCTTCTATATGGCCTTGCTCTTCATGTACGTCCGGCCCCAGGCCATCGACTCGCGGAGCTCCAACAAGCTCATCTCTGTTTTTTACACCGTCCTCACCCCCATTTTGAACCCCTTGATCTACTGTCTGAGGAACAGAGAATTCAAGGATGCTTTGCGGAAGGCTCTGGGCTTTGGCCAAGCTCGGCCATAG